The Polynucleobacter sp. MWH-CaK5 region GGCTGAAGGTTTGGAGCAAATTGCCAAGTTATCAGACCCAATTGGTGAAATGAGCAATATTCGAAAAATGCCATCAGGTATTCAGGTGGGGCAAATGCGCGTGCCTTTGGGCGTGATTGGCATCATTTATGAATCTCGTCCTAATGTGACGATTGATGCTGCAGCCTTGTGCCTGAAGTCAGGCAACGCAACTATTTTGCGTGGTGGTTCAGAAGCGATTAATTCCAATACGGCATTGGCCAAGTTGATTCAAGAGAGTTTGTCTTTAGCAGGCTTACCATCAGACGCAGTGCAAGTCGTTGAAACAACTGATCGTGCTGCCGTGGGCGCCATGATCACCATGAACGAATACATTGACGTGATCGTGCCACGTGGTGGCAAGAGCTTGATCGAGCGTTTAATGGCGGATGCCAGAGTACCGATGATCAAGCATTTGGATGGTATTTGTCATACCTACATCGATGTCTTGGCTGATCCTACCAAGGCCATCAAGGTGTGTGATAACGCTAAAACTCAACGCTATGCTCCATGCAACACCATGGAAACATTGTTGGTGCATGAAGCTGCGATCAAAGATTCTTTATTACCTTTGTGCAAGATTTATCAAGACAAAGGTGTTGAGTTACGTGTTTGTAAAAAAACCAAGCAAGCTCTTGAAGCAGCGGGTGTGAAAAATTTGATCGATGCCACTGAGGAAGATTGGTCTACCGAATATTTGGCTCCAATTCTATCGATCAAAACTGTCAGCAATATGGATGAGGCGATGGAGCACATCAATCAGTATGGTAGTCACCATACTGATTGCATCATCACTGAAGACTATTCAGCGGGCATGCGTTTTTTAAGAGAAGTGGATAGTGCCAGTGTGATGATCAATGCCAGCTCTCGTTTTGCGGATGGCTTTGAGTATGGCCTAGGTGCTGAGATTGGTATTTCAAATGATAAGTTACACGCCAGAGGACCAGTTGGTCTTGAAGGTTTGACTTCAATGAAATACATCGTGTTTGGGCAGGGCGAAATCAGAACCTGAGTTAGAACTTGATAGTAAAAGTAGTAACGGTAGTAAAAATTAATATCAGAAATGTAAACCTAAAGGGATGGTTGAGATGAGTGATTCAGTGAATGTGGTGATGGGCAGTGCGTATTTGTATGTGAAAGCATTTCACATATTGTTTGTGGCTTCATGGTTTGCCGGTTTGTTTTATTTGCCGCGCATTTATGTGAACATGGCCCAAGAAACAAATCCTCAAGTTTTAGAGCGCCTTTTAGGCATGTCTTATCGCTTGTATCGCTTCATGACAATCTTGATGGTTCCTGCGGTTATTTTAGGTTTGATACTTTGGTTGTATTACGGCGTGGGTAAGGGCCCTGGCTCTGGTTGGATGCACGCCAAGCTATTCTTAGTGTTTGTCTTGTTGGGTTATCACCACGCTTGTGGTTCTATTTATAAAAAATTCAAAGCAGGCATCAATCAACGCTCTCACGTTTGGTACCGTTGGTTCAACGAAGTGCCAGTGATTATTTTCTTGATCGTGAGTATTTTGGTGGTGGTGAAACCTTTTTAAGCGACTAGCTAAAAAGAGTGAATCCAGCGTTATCAAATTTAATCATCAAAATATTCAAGGTTAATCAATGAAGTTTTTTATTGTGTGTCCACGTGGGCTTGAGATTCCTTTGGCAGAAGAGCTCAAGGAAATTTCTGAGCGCTCTGAAGTCAAAGCTCTAGGCGCATGGGTCATTGATCCCCCGCCATTAAATAACACCGGTGGTTTGGGTGTTGCGGGGCCAATGTCCGTGGCCTTGGCGATTAATTTGCATTCTCGGATTGCCAGTCGTTGTTTATTACAAATGACGCATGTGGCGTATCGCAAAGAAGATGATATTTATAAAGCTGCTCGCTCTTTGTCTTGGGAAGATTGGATCACTCCCGATCAAACCATGCGGGTTGATTTAACTGCGCATCGTTCGCCACTCACGAGCTTGAACTTTGTGACCCTCAGAATCAAAGATGCGGTGTGCGATCGTTTGAGAGAAGTCAAAGGCGCGCGCCCCAATATCGATACTGAATTGCCGGATGTTCGAGTGCAAGCCCATTTAACTGCGACTCATGCCACTATTTATTTAGATACCAGCGGCCAGTCTTTGTTTAAGCGCGGTTGGCGTGATGACAAAGGTGCTGCACCTCTGAAAGAGAATTTAGCTGCTGGTATTTTGGCTTTGACAGGATGGAAGCCAGAGCAACCTTTGTTTGATCCTATGTGCGGTAGTGGCACTTTTTTAATTGAAGCCGCTTATAGAGGATTAGGTATTCCATCTGGCTCGATACGAGCAGGGCTGATGAACCCTCAACAAGATGCAGTTCAATCTGCCCGGGCTCATAACCAAGCTGTGAAGTCTGTAGATAAATCTGAGCCTTCTAAATTTACCCGTTATCGCCCAACGCGTGTTGATTTGGTGGGCGCTGATCAAGGGTTTGGGTTTCAGAGATTGAAGCCATTCAATACGCCTGATTTAAAAAAACAGTGGGATGGTTTGTGTGAAGTCGCCAAGAAAAACATTGAGCAAGGTTTGGCCAATGCCAATAAGCTCAAGATGGCTGCTTGTGACATTAATGAGAACATGATCACAATTGTTAAGAACAATTGGAAGCGCGCTGGCTTGCCAGCGCAATCAGGTGTTCTATCGAATGTTCGTCAAATTGATGCCTTGGTGGCCAAGACACCGTTTGCTGAGCCAGGCGTGGTGCTCTTTAATCCGCCTTATGGTGAGCGTCTGGAGATCAAGGGTGGTCGTGATGGCAGTGAGCGTGTCAAAGGTCGTGGCGCGCGTGATGCTTTGCCAAAGAACAATAACTCGCCAGAGTTCATGGAGTTTCTGAATCAGTTCGGTAAGCATCTCAAAGATAACTTCCAAGGTTGGCAAGTGGATGTCTTAACAGCCGATATGGGTTTACCAGGTCAAGTGCGCATGAAAGAGTCTAAGCGTACGCCCTTATTCAATGGCCCCTTAGAGTGTCGCTTGTTCAGGTTTGATATGAAAAAGCCAGATGTTTTGAGTAAGTCTTGATCTAGGGCAGATCAATTTGTGGGACTTTGGCAGAAATGAGTTGAGTCCTAGTAAAATACAAAAAACAGGAAAGAGATCATGGAATTTAAAACTTATATGTGTTTGATTTGTGGCTGGGTCTACGATGAAGAGGCTGGCTTGCCTGATGAGGGTATTGCTCCTGGTACATTGTGGAAAGACGTACCAATGAACTGGACTTGTCCTGAGTGCGGTGCGCGCAAAGAAGATTTTGAGATGACTGTCATCTAAATCAACTAGATTCATAAAGCCACCTTCGGGTGGCTTTGAAGTTTTAAATGCATCATTTTTGATATTTAAAGAATTTAAAGATATGAGCAAAAACGAAGAGCTATTCCTCCGAGCCCAAAAAACCACACCAGGTGGCGTGAACTCTCCAGTGAGAGCATTCCGTCAGGTGGGTGGTGTGCCACGCTTTATCAAGCGTGCGCAAGGCGCTTATTTCTGGGATGCAGACGATAAGCGATATATCGACTGTATTGGCTCATGGGGTCCGATGATTGTTGGTCATGCTCATCCTGAAGTTGTGAAGGCTCTGCAAGAGGCTGCAGTTCATAGTTTTAGTTATGGCGCTCCGACTGAAGGTGAAATTGTGATGGCAGAGCGTATCTGTCAGTTGGTACCTAGTATTGAGCAAGTGCGTTTGGTTTCCAGCGGTACCGAAGCCACGATGAGTGCTTTGCGTTTAGCGCGTGGCTTTACTGGTCGCGATCTGATCATTAAATTTGAAGGTTGCTACCACGGCCATGCTGATAGCCTGCTGGTCAAAGCTGGTTCAGGTATGTTGACCTTTGCCGATAGCACACAAAATGCACCATCATCAGGTGGGGTGCCACAAGATTTGGTGAAACATACATTGGTGCTGCCATTCAATGATGTAGAAGCTCTTGAACTGGCGTTCAAACAAAATTCTGGCAAGATTGCAGCGCTGATTGTTGAACCAATTGCTGGCAATATGAATTTGATTCAGCCAAGCTCCGTCTTTGTTAAAGCAATGCGTGATCTCACTACCAAAGAAGGTGCTGTGCTGATTTATGACGAAGTGATGACGGGCTTTAGAGTGGCTTTGGGTGGCGCACAAAGTTTGCATGGCATCAAACCAGATTTAACATGCTTAGGTAAAGTCATGGGCGGTGGTATGCCAATGGCTGCCTTTGGTGGCCGTGCTGACATCATGAATAAGTTAGCCCCTTTGGGCAATGTTTATCAAGCAGGTACTTTGTCCGGCAATCCATTGGCAGTTGCAGCTGGACTAGCCAACCTAGACATCATCACGCGACCAGGCTTTTATGATTGCTTGACCACTCAAACTAAGAAGTTTGTGAATGGTATGCAAGAACGAGCCAATCAGGCAGGTGTTCCATTCTCGGTTGATAGCGTGGGCGGTATGTTTGGTTTGTATTTCTCTAAAGAGGTGCCAACGTCTTATGCTGCTGTCACTGCCAGTGATATTGAGGCGTTCAAGAAATTCTTCCACTTGATGCTAGACAATGGTGTGTATTTAGCACCATCTGCTTATGAAGCTGGCTTCTTATCAATTGCACACGATGATGCAGTTTTAGATGAAATGTTCAAAGCAGCAGAGGTCGCTTTCCACCAAATGATACACAAAGCCTGATCATGAAAATAGCCATCGCAGGTTTGGGTTATGTGGGTTTATCCAATGCAATTTTATTGGCTCAGTCTCATGAAGTGATTGCGGTTGATGTCGATGCTCGCAAAGTGACTGATTTAAATAATAAAATCAGCTCTATTGATGATGCTGATGTAGAGCATTACTTGGCCAGCAAGCCGCTCCAATTAAAAGCGACTCAGCAAGCGGATGAGGCTTATGCAGGCGCTCAATACATTATTGTTGCCGTACCTACTAACTATGATGTGGATACGAATAGTTTTAATACCACATTGATTGAAGCAGTCATTGCGAATGTTTTGAAAGTCAATCAGGCAGCAATGATTGTCATTAAATCAACGATTCCAGTCGGTTACACAAAAAAAGTTCGGCAACAGTTTGGGTATGACCGAATTATTTTCTCTCCGGAGTTTTTGAGAGAAGGCAAAGCTCTTTGGGATAACCTGCATCCATCAAGAATCATTATTGGGGATCAGTCAGAGGCAGCTCAAACATTTGGTCTGATGCTCAAGCAAGCAGCACTTAAACAAGACACACCACTTCTGTTTATGGATTCAACCGAAGCTGAAGCCATCAAGTTATTTGCGAATACTTATTTGGCCATGCGGGTGTCATTTTTTAATGAATTAGATAGTTATGCGCTCAGTCATGGCCTCAGCACCCAAAAGATTATTGAGGGAGTCTCCTTAGATCCTAGGGTGGGCATGTATTACAACAACCCTTCGTTTGGTTATGGCGGTTATTGTTTGCCCAAAGACACCAAGCAGTTATTGGCGAATTATGAGGGCGTGCCTCAGAGTTTGATCGGTAGTATTGTGCAAGCCAATGCGGTTCGAAAAGACTACATTGCCCAAGATATTCTTTCTAGAGAACCTAAGGTCGTGGGTATTTTTAGATTGATCATGAAGAGCGGATCAGATAATATTCGCGAATCCAGTGTGCAAGGCATCATGAAGCGTATCAAGGCCAAGGGTGTTCGTGTGATTGTTTACGAGCCTCTTTTAGATGGGCAAGACCATTTTTTTGGCTCAGATATTGTGGCTGACTTGTCTACATTTAAAAAAATGTCAGATTTGATCGTGGCAAATCGCTTATTTAAAGATATTCAGGATGTGCAGGAAAAAGTTTATACCAGGGATTTATTTGGGTCGGATTAGATGATGGATAGTATTTTTGCCATAGGTGATGTTCAGGGCTGCAATCAGCAGCTGAAGCAACTCATCAAAAAATTACCCAAAGACTCAAAAATCATTTGTGTGGGTGATTTGGTGAATCGTGGTCCAGATTCCTTAGGTGCTTTGCGAACCCTTAAGGCATTGCAAGAGTCGGGACAAGCAGAATGCATCTTGGGTAATCATGATTTACATTTGCTGGCAAGAGATGCCGGAATACGTGATCCCAAATCATTGGATACCTTGGATGACATCCTCAAAGCACCTGATCGAAAAGAATTGATTGATTGGTTAAGACATCGCCCGATGGCTTTGTACAGCGGCAAAGAAAACTTGAATACTCTTTTTGTGCACGCAGGTATTTTGCCGCAATGGAGTGTCACTAAAACTCTTGAGTTGGCCCACGAATTTGAAAAAGTCTTGCGTCATAAAAATTATGCCAAGTCCTTGGTTGAAATATATGGCAACACACCGAATCAATGGAATGACAAACTCAAAGGTGCAAAGCGCTTAAGGGTCATCATTAATTCATTTACACGCCTGCGCTTTTGCACTGCCAGGGGAGTGATGGAGTTTGAAAGTAAAGAGGGTGCTGGTGATGCCCCCAAAGGTTATATGCCTTGGTTTGATGTTCCGAACAGAAAAACTCAAGATGCCAAGGTTGTTTTTGGCCATTGGTCTACTTTGGGATTACTCAAGAAAAAAAATGTGGTTGGTTTAGATACTGGCTGTGTTTGGGGTGGTCAGTTAACTGCCATGTCCTTGGGCAAGAGACCACAGTTTATTCAGGTGCTTGGATTAAAAAGACCTGTACGTTATTAGGTGCTGTATGATTTTGTTGACTATTGCTAACTGGCTTGGAGAGCTTCTTGAAATATATTCGTTTTTTTAAAAATCCTCTTTTAATTATTGCTTTCATTAAGCAAAGAGTTAGGAAAATTCTATTTAGAGAATATATCAGCGCTCGAGGCAATAGATCAGAGAGCGATGATAACGGGCTATATATTTATGCTGTTCAGCGAGCCGTTAAAAGTTATAAATACTTTTCAACTTTTAAGCAGGATCCTGATTATCAAGCTATTCTCGAGCATGTTAGCAAAAAACAGGGGGAGGATTATCTTGATAGTGTTCGTAAAGATAATCCCTGCTTAATCAATAGAATCAATGATTTTAAGAAAAATGATTTGGTTGGCGGTCCAACTCTACATCAGTATCCTGAGGTTGGACTGATCAGCCCGACAACTTTGCGTTACACAAAAGTAGCATCAGATCTATTAAAATTTTTTGGGGACTCTGTCGGCGATAAGGTTGTAGAGATTGGCGCTGGTTATGGTGGCCAAGCCTTGATAAATGATATGACATTCAAGATTAAGGAGTACGAATTTTTAGATTTGCCGCCAGTTTTAAATTTGGTCTCTAAATATTTAGAGAGTCATATTCTTAATTGTGGATATAAGTTATCAACCCTTAATCAAAAGACCGGGGAAGACTCCTATGATTTAGTGATAAGTAATTATGCATTTTCAGAGCTACCCACACATTTGCAGATTAAATATATTGATAAAGTCATTAACCAGTGTCGTCGAGGGTATATGACAATGAATAGCGGAATGGGGAATGCTCATCAAATTAGTAAATTATCTTTAGATGAACTTAGGAAGCGCTTACCTAATTTTGAAATTTTCCCTGAGTATCCGCTGACGGCGCCTGATAATTACATTATTGTGTGGGGACATCACAGAGGTTAAAGATTTTTTTTGACTATTGAGTACCTAATTAAAGTATTTTTTCTCGCTTCATCATGGTGCACTATTGGTGGAGGATAATCTCGCCCCAAGCGAACTCCT contains the following coding sequences:
- a CDS encoding glutamate-5-semialdehyde dehydrogenase; the protein is MSTQNNTHSDAVTLMKGIGQKARAASRAMARASTASKNEALMHLAALVRKNAEALKVVNAKDVERAKANGQDAAFIDRLTLTDKTIATMAEGLEQIAKLSDPIGEMSNIRKMPSGIQVGQMRVPLGVIGIIYESRPNVTIDAAALCLKSGNATILRGGSEAINSNTALAKLIQESLSLAGLPSDAVQVVETTDRAAVGAMITMNEYIDVIVPRGGKSLIERLMADARVPMIKHLDGICHTYIDVLADPTKAIKVCDNAKTQRYAPCNTMETLLVHEAAIKDSLLPLCKIYQDKGVELRVCKKTKQALEAAGVKNLIDATEEDWSTEYLAPILSIKTVSNMDEAMEHINQYGSHHTDCIITEDYSAGMRFLREVDSASVMINASSRFADGFEYGLGAEIGISNDKLHARGPVGLEGLTSMKYIVFGQGEIRT
- a CDS encoding CopD family protein, translated to MSDSVNVVMGSAYLYVKAFHILFVASWFAGLFYLPRIYVNMAQETNPQVLERLLGMSYRLYRFMTILMVPAVILGLILWLYYGVGKGPGSGWMHAKLFLVFVLLGYHHACGSIYKKFKAGINQRSHVWYRWFNEVPVIIFLIVSILVVVKPF
- a CDS encoding class I SAM-dependent RNA methyltransferase, with protein sequence MKFFIVCPRGLEIPLAEELKEISERSEVKALGAWVIDPPPLNNTGGLGVAGPMSVALAINLHSRIASRCLLQMTHVAYRKEDDIYKAARSLSWEDWITPDQTMRVDLTAHRSPLTSLNFVTLRIKDAVCDRLREVKGARPNIDTELPDVRVQAHLTATHATIYLDTSGQSLFKRGWRDDKGAAPLKENLAAGILALTGWKPEQPLFDPMCGSGTFLIEAAYRGLGIPSGSIRAGLMNPQQDAVQSARAHNQAVKSVDKSEPSKFTRYRPTRVDLVGADQGFGFQRLKPFNTPDLKKQWDGLCEVAKKNIEQGLANANKLKMAACDINENMITIVKNNWKRAGLPAQSGVLSNVRQIDALVAKTPFAEPGVVLFNPPYGERLEIKGGRDGSERVKGRGARDALPKNNNSPEFMEFLNQFGKHLKDNFQGWQVDVLTADMGLPGQVRMKESKRTPLFNGPLECRLFRFDMKKPDVLSKS
- a CDS encoding rubredoxin → MEFKTYMCLICGWVYDEEAGLPDEGIAPGTLWKDVPMNWTCPECGARKEDFEMTVI
- the hemL gene encoding glutamate-1-semialdehyde 2,1-aminomutase encodes the protein MSKNEELFLRAQKTTPGGVNSPVRAFRQVGGVPRFIKRAQGAYFWDADDKRYIDCIGSWGPMIVGHAHPEVVKALQEAAVHSFSYGAPTEGEIVMAERICQLVPSIEQVRLVSSGTEATMSALRLARGFTGRDLIIKFEGCYHGHADSLLVKAGSGMLTFADSTQNAPSSGGVPQDLVKHTLVLPFNDVEALELAFKQNSGKIAALIVEPIAGNMNLIQPSSVFVKAMRDLTTKEGAVLIYDEVMTGFRVALGGAQSLHGIKPDLTCLGKVMGGGMPMAAFGGRADIMNKLAPLGNVYQAGTLSGNPLAVAAGLANLDIITRPGFYDCLTTQTKKFVNGMQERANQAGVPFSVDSVGGMFGLYFSKEVPTSYAAVTASDIEAFKKFFHLMLDNGVYLAPSAYEAGFLSIAHDDAVLDEMFKAAEVAFHQMIHKA
- a CDS encoding nucleotide sugar dehydrogenase, producing MKIAIAGLGYVGLSNAILLAQSHEVIAVDVDARKVTDLNNKISSIDDADVEHYLASKPLQLKATQQADEAYAGAQYIIVAVPTNYDVDTNSFNTTLIEAVIANVLKVNQAAMIVIKSTIPVGYTKKVRQQFGYDRIIFSPEFLREGKALWDNLHPSRIIIGDQSEAAQTFGLMLKQAALKQDTPLLFMDSTEAEAIKLFANTYLAMRVSFFNELDSYALSHGLSTQKIIEGVSLDPRVGMYYNNPSFGYGGYCLPKDTKQLLANYEGVPQSLIGSIVQANAVRKDYIAQDILSREPKVVGIFRLIMKSGSDNIRESSVQGIMKRIKAKGVRVIVYEPLLDGQDHFFGSDIVADLSTFKKMSDLIVANRLFKDIQDVQEKVYTRDLFGSD
- a CDS encoding symmetrical bis(5'-nucleosyl)-tetraphosphatase gives rise to the protein MDSIFAIGDVQGCNQQLKQLIKKLPKDSKIICVGDLVNRGPDSLGALRTLKALQESGQAECILGNHDLHLLARDAGIRDPKSLDTLDDILKAPDRKELIDWLRHRPMALYSGKENLNTLFVHAGILPQWSVTKTLELAHEFEKVLRHKNYAKSLVEIYGNTPNQWNDKLKGAKRLRVIINSFTRLRFCTARGVMEFESKEGAGDAPKGYMPWFDVPNRKTQDAKVVFGHWSTLGLLKKKNVVGLDTGCVWGGQLTAMSLGKRPQFIQVLGLKRPVRY